In Nitrospiraceae bacterium, a genomic segment contains:
- a CDS encoding RNA-binding protein, which yields MGSKLNVGSLPYSTTEQQLTELFSQHGTVQSAKVIMDRFTGQSRGFAFVEIATSEEAQKAIAALHGTELGGRTLVVNEARPQEKRSFGGGGGAGGGDRGRW from the coding sequence GGAAGTCTTCCCTATTCCACGACAGAACAGCAATTGACTGAGTTATTCTCACAACATGGAACCGTCCAGTCTGCAAAAGTGATCATGGATCGATTTACCGGCCAGTCAAGAGGGTTCGCATTTGTCGAAATAGCCACATCCGAGGAGGCGCAGAAGGCGATCGCGGCGCTCCATGGAACTGAATTGGGTGGGCGGACACTTGTGGTGAATGAGGCCCGTCCTCAAGAGAAGCGGTCATTTGGCGGCGGAGGTGGTGCGGGCGGCGGCGATCGAGGCCGATGGTAA